In Schlegelella aquatica, one DNA window encodes the following:
- a CDS encoding N,N-dimethylformamidase beta subunit family domain-containing protein, with translation MIRGYPAWPSVHAGGTLVLHVSTDAPRFCVAFHRWWHGFEHVHTSGWMDGLAAPEGRPEADWGWPAYEFAIRRTWPPGVYVAHLQEPDPQPLAAAMDRAAALFVVRGPGRSPLVYKLPIATYQAYNWTGGGCFYDRPPRSADPARPGARLSLQRPGGGIGGITFGAPDHYDPGSPRQTFAHWDAPFIRWLAAEGHEVEFCTDLDVHREPDLLPRHRLMVSVGHDEYWSEAMRDHVEVFVAAGGRAAFFAANLCWWRIHLVEGDRAMVCHQGGPRGAFDHWWPASGAGRPEDGLAGVSYRHGGGWWDGPREAHGYIVQQPGHWVFEGTGLTLGARFGEASTPPLVGYECDGAALEWADAGCSRVRLAPWAAECGTPPQLEVLAAAPLGPRWQELPHRERHAAWEGLHTATMGLHRKGKGWVFTAGTTDWAQVLANGSDPVVPVVTRNIIRRLAHAP, from the coding sequence GTGATCCGCGGCTACCCCGCGTGGCCCAGCGTGCACGCAGGCGGCACGCTGGTGTTGCACGTGTCCACCGACGCGCCGCGTTTTTGCGTGGCGTTCCACCGGTGGTGGCACGGTTTCGAGCACGTGCACACCAGCGGCTGGATGGACGGCCTCGCCGCCCCGGAAGGCCGCCCCGAGGCCGACTGGGGCTGGCCGGCATACGAGTTCGCCATCCGGCGCACCTGGCCGCCCGGTGTGTACGTCGCCCACCTGCAGGAGCCCGATCCTCAGCCCTTGGCTGCCGCGATGGACCGTGCCGCCGCGCTCTTCGTGGTGCGAGGGCCGGGCCGCAGCCCCCTCGTGTACAAGCTGCCGATCGCCACCTACCAGGCCTACAACTGGACGGGCGGCGGCTGCTTCTACGATCGCCCGCCCCGCTCGGCCGACCCGGCGCGCCCGGGGGCGCGTCTGAGCTTGCAGCGCCCAGGCGGCGGCATCGGAGGCATCACCTTCGGCGCCCCGGACCACTACGACCCCGGCTCGCCGCGGCAGACCTTCGCGCACTGGGACGCCCCCTTCATCCGGTGGCTGGCGGCCGAAGGCCACGAGGTGGAGTTCTGCACCGACCTGGACGTGCACCGCGAGCCCGACCTGCTGCCCCGCCACCGGCTGATGGTGAGCGTGGGGCACGACGAGTACTGGAGCGAGGCGATGCGCGACCATGTGGAGGTCTTCGTCGCGGCCGGTGGCCGTGCGGCCTTCTTCGCGGCCAACCTGTGCTGGTGGCGCATTCACCTGGTGGAGGGCGACCGCGCGATGGTGTGCCACCAAGGCGGGCCGAGGGGCGCCTTCGACCACTGGTGGCCCGCCTCGGGCGCGGGGCGGCCGGAGGACGGTCTGGCCGGGGTGAGCTACCGGCACGGCGGCGGCTGGTGGGACGGGCCCCGCGAGGCGCACGGCTACATCGTGCAGCAGCCCGGCCATTGGGTCTTCGAAGGGACGGGGCTGACGCTCGGCGCGCGCTTCGGCGAGGCGAGCACGCCGCCGCTCGTGGGCTACGAATGCGACGGCGCCGCGCTGGAATGGGCGGATGCCGGCTGCTCACGCGTGCGCCTGGCACCGTGGGCCGCGGAATGCGGCACGCCGCCGCAGCTGGAAGTGCTGGCCGCCGCCCCGCTTGGCCCCCGCTGGCAGGAGCTGCCTCATCGCGAGCGGCACGCCGCCTGGGAAGGGTTGCACACCGCCACCATGGGCCTGCACCGCAAGGGCAAGGGATGGGTGTTCACCGCAGGCACGACCGACTGGGCCCAGGTCCTCGCCAATGGCAGCGACCCCGTCGTGCCCGTCGTCACGCGCAACATCATTCGCCGGCTCGCGCACGCCCCCTGA